A part of Onthophagus taurus isolate NC chromosome 7, IU_Otau_3.0, whole genome shotgun sequence genomic DNA contains:
- the LOC111424587 gene encoding valine-rich protein translates to MKAFITLLCICAVAHSVEVKEKSVEQESKKQEKRGLLLGDHGFGGGDFGGGDYGGGHDFGGGGADYGGGDFGGGGGGYGGGHHEDVKTVVVEKKIPVPYTVTKHVPYTVEKKVPYEVKVPVPQPYTVEKKVPVPVKEYIKVPYIVPQPYEVIKKVPYEVKVPVPRPYEVKVPVPQPYTVEKKVPVPVKVLIPQPYTVEKKVPYPVKVEIPVPQPYTVEKKVPYEVKVPVDRPVHISVPKPYPVTVERHIPYTVHKPVPYEVKVPVDKPYPVEVPKPVPYHVKVPVPQPYTVEKKVPVEVPKPVPYPVKVPVDKPYPVYKEVHVPVEKEVPVPVKVPYPVPVKVHHHHEHDFGGYH, encoded by the exons ATGAAGGCATTT atAACATTATTGTGTATCTGTGCTGTTGCGCACTCCGTTGAAGTCAAAGAAAAATCGGTCGAGCAGGAGTCAAAGAAGCAGGAGAAACGCGGTTTGCTCCTCGGCGACCATGGATTTGGAGGAGGCGATTTCGGAGGTGGCGACTACGGAGGTGGACATGATTTCGGTGGTGGCGGCGCCGACTACGGCGGTGGCGATTTCGGTGGTGGTGGTGGCGGTTACGGCGGCGGACATCATGAAGACGTCAAAACGGTTGTCGTAGAAAAGAAAATCCCAGTTCCATATACAGTTACGAAACACGTTCCTTATACGGTTGAGAAGAAAGTACCGTACGAAGTTAAGGTCCCGGTACCACAACCCTACACCGTTGAAAAGAAAGTACCAGTACCTGTGAAAGAATACATCAAAGTTCCATACATCGTTCCTCAACCCTACGAGGTGATTAAGAAGGTACCTTATGAAGTTAAAGTTCCAGTACCTAGGCCTTATGAAGTTAAAGTACCAGTTCCACAACCCTACACTGTTGAAAAGAAAGTTCCAGTACCAGTTAAAGTGTTGATACCACAACCGTACACCGTTGAAAAGAAAGTACCATACCCAGTTAAAGTAGAAATCCCGGTACCACAACCGTATACTGTTGAGAAAAAAGTACCTTATGAGGTAAAAGTACCTGTTGATCGTCCAGTGCATATTTCGGTACCAAAACCATATCCAGTTACCGTTGAAAGGCACATTCCATACACTGTGCATAAACCGGTACCATATGAAGTTAAGGTTCCAGTCGACAAACCATACCCAGTTGAAGTACCTAAACCAGTACCTTACCACGTTAAAGTACCAGTACCTCAACCCTACACCGTTGAGAAGAAAGTTCCAGTAGAAGTACCCAAACCAGTACCTTACCCAGTCAAAGTACCAGTCGACAAACCATACCCAGTCTACAAGGAAGTCCATGTTCCTGTTGAAAAGGAAGTACCAGTGCCAGTCAAGGTACCATACCCAGTGCCAGTTAAGGTCCATCATCATCACGAGCACGATTTTGGCGGCTACCACtag